From Pseudomonas sp. CCI4.2, one genomic window encodes:
- a CDS encoding DUF2931 family protein yields the protein MRKLVALLGLALIAGCQAADPLSGVNDPHHPWWDLRFSAPRYMTGWVEMSAVVDINNRFFPRRGGGAIGTGAFRNDGIEYAHGWADTGGNGSFVTGADLPKRVFVRWQSSVEPQTYQGWIEIPEEARQLMRHSIARRCAKYPDRPASWHPSMTLGLAPGGIVQVWVWDECLHRVAFNRAQVEVEPLGPYLGKSNGHYFQQTEDSKQYIERFGIPYGSW from the coding sequence ATCAGAAAACTCGTCGCATTACTGGGTCTAGCTCTGATCGCAGGATGCCAAGCCGCAGACCCATTGTCTGGCGTAAATGACCCCCATCACCCATGGTGGGATTTACGGTTTTCTGCACCAAGGTATATGACGGGTTGGGTCGAGATGAGCGCGGTGGTGGATATCAATAACCGATTCTTTCCACGCAGAGGCGGCGGCGCTATCGGCACCGGAGCTTTTCGGAACGACGGCATCGAATATGCCCATGGATGGGCGGATACCGGCGGAAACGGAAGTTTTGTCACCGGCGCCGATCTCCCGAAACGGGTCTTCGTGCGCTGGCAGTCCTCGGTCGAGCCTCAAACCTACCAAGGCTGGATAGAGATCCCGGAAGAAGCCCGACAACTGATGCGCCACTCCATCGCTCGACGCTGCGCCAAATACCCTGATCGCCCCGCTTCTTGGCACCCCAGCATGACCTTGGGACTTGCCCCCGGCGGTATTGTTCAAGTGTGGGTGTGGGACGAGTGTTTACACCGAGTCGCCTTCAACCGCGCTCAAGTCGAAGTCGAGCCTTTAGGCCCGTATCTGGGTAAATCAAACGGGCATTACTTTCAACAAACCGAAGATTCGAAACAATACATCGAACGCTTCGGCATTCCTTACGGCAGTTGGTGA
- a CDS encoding DUF2931 family protein, with product MKKLWALLGLVLIAGCQAADPLSGVNDPHHPWWDLRFSAPYYMTGWVEMSAVVDINNRFFPRRGGGGIGIEVFQNDDIEDARGWSDTGGNGSFVTGADLPKRVFVRWQSSVEPQTYQGWIEIPEEARQLMRHSIARRCAKYPDRPASWHPSMTLGLAPGGIVQVWVWDECLHRVAFNRAQVEVEPLGPYLGKSNGHYFQQTKDSKQYVERFGIPYGSW from the coding sequence ATCAAGAAGTTGTGGGCATTATTGGGGCTAGTTCTGATCGCAGGATGTCAAGCAGCAGACCCATTGTCTGGCGTAAATGACCCCCATCACCCTTGGTGGGATTTACGGTTTTCTGCACCGTACTATATGACGGGTTGGGTCGAGATGAGCGCGGTGGTGGATATCAATAACCGATTCTTCCCACGCCGAGGTGGCGGCGGAATTGGTATTGAAGTTTTCCAGAACGACGATATCGAAGATGCTAGAGGATGGTCGGATACCGGCGGAAACGGAAGTTTTGTCACCGGCGCCGATCTCCCGAAACGGGTCTTCGTGCGCTGGCAATCCTCGGTTGAGCCCCAAACCTACCAAGGCTGGATAGAAATCCCGGAAGAAGCCCGACAACTGATGCGCCACTCCATCGCTCGACGCTGCGCCAAATACCCTGATCGCCCCGCTTCCTGGCACCCCAGCATGACCTTGGGACTTGCCCCCGGCGGTATTGTTCAAGTGTGGGTGTGGGACGAGTGTTTACACCGAGTCGCCTTTAACCGCGCTCAAGTCGAAGTCGAGCCTTTAGGCCCGTATCTGGGTAAATCAAACGGGCATTACTTTCAACAAACCAAAGATTCGAAGCAATACGTCGAACGCTTCGGCATTCCTTACGGCAGTTGGTGA
- a CDS encoding T6SS phospholipase effector Tle1-like catalytic domain-containing protein, which yields MEKHDPNSCRVCLANRPKEMTPQQLAAREEMQKPFLAAIAQGEAHRQEVYRRVEEQKKRERASKVPVFLTIGVFFDGTCNNASNTAQGIMCGAHHPIQPQDLDASCKPYMADPDSSYGNDLSNVAKLHDLYHAPIKLEQGELWEQSSYAYRKIYVDGIGTLGGEKDSKLGSSLGRGETGVAERVQSVFGAIGRVVNDIYELDTHNEITHIIFDVFGFSRGAAAARHFATEVAKVRNGPLGVVLNSYKIAFSPKFMGQYKKHIRIGFIGLFDTVAATGGLSNLLNISSSITPGLNIALPPSDFRHVVQLVARDECRDNFALNKIGPDHPEIIVPGVHSDVGGGYRAEADECVLITPMQALTVAENCDVKTTSIYHDALQAKMHMIAKGWPAEMLEIITPPSTELAIDPQDRHAPRQKRVFAGLQLKRTVRGELSRVYLRVMHELAKQKKVRFTNIEELDPDYILPPELQSLCDQFVAGEYGTTAAEEALLKRRYIHTSAHWNNPVTKRDGTGLKLFYFNAPTANGIRVQHPHAIKGER from the coding sequence GTGGAAAAACACGACCCCAATTCCTGCCGGGTATGTTTGGCGAACCGGCCTAAAGAAATGACGCCTCAGCAACTCGCCGCCCGCGAAGAAATGCAAAAGCCCTTCCTGGCGGCAATTGCCCAAGGAGAGGCTCACCGGCAAGAGGTCTATCGCAGGGTGGAGGAACAGAAAAAACGCGAGCGCGCAAGCAAGGTGCCGGTCTTCTTGACCATTGGTGTGTTCTTCGATGGCACCTGCAATAACGCCAGCAACACCGCGCAAGGCATTATGTGTGGCGCGCATCACCCGATTCAGCCGCAAGACCTCGACGCCAGTTGCAAGCCGTACATGGCGGATCCAGACAGCAGTTATGGGAATGATTTAAGCAATGTAGCGAAGTTGCATGATCTTTATCACGCACCCATAAAGTTGGAGCAAGGAGAGCTGTGGGAGCAAAGTTCGTACGCCTACCGAAAAATCTACGTCGACGGCATTGGAACCTTGGGGGGCGAAAAAGACAGTAAGCTCGGTTCAAGCCTCGGGCGTGGTGAGACTGGCGTGGCAGAACGTGTGCAGTCGGTTTTCGGTGCGATAGGTCGGGTAGTTAATGATATTTATGAATTGGATACCCACAACGAAATCACCCATATCATCTTTGACGTCTTCGGTTTCAGTCGAGGCGCCGCAGCGGCCAGGCACTTTGCCACAGAAGTCGCCAAAGTTCGCAACGGTCCCTTAGGCGTTGTGCTCAACAGCTATAAGATTGCGTTCAGCCCGAAATTCATGGGCCAATACAAAAAACACATCCGCATTGGCTTTATTGGCCTGTTCGATACCGTGGCGGCTACGGGTGGGTTGAGTAACTTGCTGAATATCAGCAGTTCAATTACCCCTGGGTTAAACATCGCGTTGCCACCGTCAGACTTCAGACACGTGGTGCAATTAGTAGCCCGCGACGAGTGTCGAGACAATTTCGCCCTTAATAAAATAGGCCCCGATCATCCTGAAATTATCGTGCCCGGAGTCCACTCGGACGTTGGAGGCGGCTATCGCGCCGAGGCGGACGAATGCGTGCTGATCACCCCCATGCAGGCGCTGACGGTCGCGGAAAACTGTGACGTAAAAACCACGTCCATTTACCACGACGCGCTGCAGGCCAAAATGCACATGATAGCTAAAGGCTGGCCCGCTGAGATGCTGGAGATTATTACCCCGCCCTCTACGGAGTTAGCGATCGACCCACAGGATCGACACGCACCTCGGCAAAAAAGAGTGTTTGCGGGCTTGCAACTCAAGCGAACAGTTCGCGGAGAGTTATCGCGAGTTTATTTGCGGGTTATGCATGAGCTGGCGAAGCAGAAAAAAGTACGCTTTACCAATATTGAGGAGTTAGATCCAGATTACATCCTTCCCCCAGAGCTCCAGTCGCTGTGTGACCAGTTTGTCGCAGGTGAGTACGGTACCACTGCGGCCGAAGAGGCGCTTTTAAAACGGCGCTATATCCATACCTCTGCTCATTGGAACAACCCCGTGACTAAGCGAGATGGGACAGGCCTAAAGCTTTTTTACTTTAATGCACCAACTGCAAATGGCATACGCGTCCAACACCCACACGCAATCAAAGGTGAACGATGA
- the tssA gene encoding type VI secretion system protein TssA, translating into MTYSSARSAYYLVVAKTPIAQDNFCGEDIRFSNEYEALELELNKAQSMEEGMKVDWQKVLDLSEAILQTQSKDLRVGAWLVWALYQKESFAGLMAGVGMLYHLCQHHWQAVHPLKVRTRAAAFSWLLPRMDQVLVESVPIKEQLPLFQLLLEYLHGLETLLTLHLADDAPLMLPLCRRLKLMIDRAVNNLPGPVESTVAQIKQVASQLFAPGSPVNNEKEAQKALRGQQENARTLCAWWLRQKATDIRALRLNRTLLWLPIDTLPERNAEQVTALRGPPADKLKTYQDRFSQGAYADLLVDLEASISASPFWFDGQRMAWECQQGLNADLAMREVELQFSLFLQRLPAVVDLKFHDGVPFADAETRSWISAHVLVHLQAASSPMTVQSDSQHAAWEEAYEEALPILRRDGLKPAVQLLKQGLQAAQGGRVRFFWQLSLARLCHQAKKYDLAKAQLEILDQQLLSSGLAAWEPDLALQVLHLLYRCCELLPQNALLRERKDDIFQRLCHLDIEVALP; encoded by the coding sequence ATGACCTATTCAAGCGCACGCTCCGCCTATTACCTTGTTGTGGCTAAAACGCCCATCGCCCAAGACAACTTCTGCGGCGAGGACATCCGGTTTTCAAACGAATACGAAGCGCTGGAGCTTGAACTCAACAAAGCTCAGTCCATGGAAGAGGGCATGAAGGTCGACTGGCAGAAGGTGCTTGACCTGAGCGAAGCGATTTTGCAAACCCAGTCCAAAGACCTGCGTGTAGGGGCGTGGCTGGTGTGGGCGTTGTACCAGAAGGAATCATTTGCCGGTTTGATGGCGGGCGTCGGCATGCTCTATCACCTGTGCCAGCACCATTGGCAGGCGGTTCATCCGCTAAAGGTGCGCACCCGTGCAGCAGCGTTCAGTTGGCTGTTGCCACGTATGGATCAGGTGTTGGTGGAGAGCGTTCCGATCAAGGAGCAATTGCCCTTGTTCCAACTGCTGCTGGAATACCTTCATGGGCTGGAAACATTGCTGACGTTGCATCTGGCGGATGACGCGCCTTTGATGTTGCCGCTGTGTCGGCGCCTGAAGCTGATGATTGATCGCGCCGTTAATAATTTGCCCGGCCCCGTGGAATCCACTGTTGCGCAGATCAAACAGGTGGCTAGCCAACTCTTTGCACCGGGTTCACCCGTCAACAACGAGAAAGAAGCGCAAAAAGCGCTGCGTGGCCAGCAGGAAAATGCCCGCACTTTGTGTGCATGGTGGTTGCGCCAGAAAGCCACCGACATTCGCGCTTTGCGCCTCAACCGGACATTGCTGTGGCTGCCTATCGATACGCTTCCCGAACGCAACGCTGAGCAGGTCACCGCGCTGCGAGGGCCGCCGGCAGACAAACTAAAAACCTATCAGGACCGCTTTTCTCAAGGGGCGTACGCCGATCTGCTGGTGGACCTTGAGGCAAGTATTTCTGCATCGCCGTTCTGGTTCGACGGTCAGCGTATGGCCTGGGAGTGTCAGCAGGGGCTTAACGCGGACCTCGCCATGCGCGAAGTGGAGTTGCAGTTCTCACTGTTCTTACAGCGCCTGCCCGCAGTGGTTGATCTGAAGTTTCATGACGGCGTGCCCTTCGCCGATGCCGAAACCCGTAGTTGGATCAGCGCCCACGTTTTAGTGCATCTCCAAGCTGCCAGCTCGCCGATGACAGTACAAAGCGACAGTCAGCACGCGGCTTGGGAAGAGGCTTACGAAGAGGCGTTGCCCATTTTGCGAAGGGATGGGCTCAAACCTGCCGTGCAACTTCTCAAGCAGGGGCTACAGGCTGCTCAGGGAGGGCGGGTGCGGTTCTTCTGGCAACTGAGCCTCGCTCGCTTGTGCCATCAGGCCAAGAAATACGACTTGGCCAAAGCTCAGCTTGAAATCCTCGATCAACAATTATTGAGCTCCGGACTTGCGGCCTGGGAGCCGGACCTCGCACTGCAAGTTTTGCATCTGTTGTACCGCTGCTGCGAGTTGTTGCCACAGAACGCCCTGTTGCGCGAGCGCAAGGACGACATCTTTCAACGGCTTTGCCACCTCGATATCGAAGTCGCACTGCCCTAG
- the tssB gene encoding type VI secretion system contractile sheath small subunit — protein sequence MAKEGSIAPKERINVTFKPATGNAQEEIELPLKLMVLGDFTHRADERKVEDRKPISIDKNSFDEVLSKQKLNMTLSVLNRLQDEGGSDELAINLAFDSMKDFNPASLIEQIPELKKLMELRDALVALKGPLGNAPAFRKAIESVLKDDESRSRVLGELEMNAAAKPDA from the coding sequence ATGGCCAAAGAAGGCTCCATAGCCCCCAAGGAACGCATCAACGTCACGTTCAAACCGGCGACCGGTAACGCTCAGGAGGAGATTGAGTTGCCGCTGAAGTTGATGGTGCTGGGGGATTTCACCCATCGAGCAGATGAACGCAAGGTTGAAGACCGCAAGCCCATCAGTATCGACAAAAACAGCTTCGACGAGGTGCTGAGCAAGCAAAAACTCAACATGACGCTGAGCGTACTGAACCGTCTTCAAGACGAGGGTGGCTCCGATGAACTGGCGATCAACCTTGCCTTTGACTCCATGAAGGATTTCAACCCGGCCAGCCTGATCGAGCAGATTCCAGAGCTGAAAAAGTTGATGGAATTGCGTGATGCATTGGTCGCTCTGAAAGGGCCATTGGGTAATGCGCCGGCTTTTCGCAAAGCAATCGAAAGCGTTCTAAAAGACGACGAATCGCGCAGCCGAGTGCTGGGCGAGCTTGAAATGAACGCAGCTGCAAAACCGGACGCTTAA
- the tssC gene encoding type VI secretion system contractile sheath large subunit yields MSTKASSQNTTETAESGILDRIIAETKLTPSDDAYGIAKRGVAAFIVELLKPQNDGEPVKKAMVDRMIAEIDAKLSLQMDEILHHVDFQALEASWRGLKLLVDRTDFRENNKIEILNVSKQDLLDDFEDSPEINQSGLYKHVYTAEYGQFGGEPVGAIIANYFFSPSSPDVKTMQYVASIACMAHAPFIAAAGPQFFGLESFTGLPNVKDLKDHFSGPHFSKWQSFRVQEDARYVALTVPRFLLRNPYDPEENPVKSFVYKENVANSHEHYLWGNTAYTFATKLTDSFAKFRWCPNIIGPQSGGAVEDLPLHHFQSMGEIETKIPTEVLVSDRREYELAEEGFISLTMRKGSDNAAFFSASSVQKPKLFGISEEGKTAELNYKLGTQLPYMFIINRLAHYIKVLQREQLGSWKERTDLEQELNKWIRQYVADQENPSADVRGRRPLRAAQVIVTDVEGEPGWYRVSLNVRPHFKYMGADFTLSLVGKLEKE; encoded by the coding sequence ATGAGCACCAAAGCTTCATCCCAAAATACCACCGAAACAGCAGAGAGCGGCATTCTCGACCGGATTATTGCGGAGACTAAACTGACGCCCAGTGATGATGCTTACGGCATTGCCAAGCGTGGTGTGGCGGCGTTCATCGTAGAGTTGCTAAAACCGCAAAACGATGGCGAGCCAGTCAAGAAGGCGATGGTTGATCGCATGATCGCCGAGATCGATGCCAAGCTCAGTCTTCAAATGGATGAGATTCTTCACCATGTCGATTTCCAGGCATTGGAAGCGTCGTGGCGTGGGCTGAAATTGCTGGTGGATCGCACCGACTTCCGCGAAAACAACAAAATCGAGATCCTCAACGTTTCCAAGCAAGACTTGCTGGACGACTTCGAAGATTCGCCGGAGATCAATCAATCCGGGCTTTATAAGCACGTCTACACGGCTGAATACGGACAGTTTGGCGGTGAGCCAGTGGGGGCAATTATTGCCAACTACTTCTTCTCGCCCAGCTCGCCAGATGTTAAGACCATGCAGTACGTCGCCAGCATTGCGTGCATGGCACACGCTCCGTTTATTGCCGCTGCCGGCCCTCAATTTTTCGGACTGGAAAGCTTCACAGGCTTACCTAACGTAAAAGACCTCAAGGACCACTTTTCAGGCCCGCACTTTTCCAAATGGCAGAGCTTCCGGGTGCAGGAAGACGCACGCTATGTCGCCCTGACCGTGCCGCGATTCTTGCTGCGTAACCCCTACGATCCCGAAGAAAATCCGGTCAAAAGCTTTGTCTACAAAGAAAATGTAGCCAACAGCCACGAACATTATCTGTGGGGCAATACGGCTTATACCTTCGCCACCAAACTCACCGACAGCTTCGCTAAATTCCGCTGGTGTCCGAACATTATTGGTCCCCAAAGCGGCGGCGCCGTGGAAGATCTGCCGTTGCATCACTTCCAGAGCATGGGTGAAATCGAGACCAAAATTCCGACCGAAGTGCTGGTATCTGATCGCCGCGAGTACGAATTGGCAGAGGAAGGTTTTATCTCTCTGACCATGCGTAAAGGCAGCGATAACGCGGCGTTCTTCTCCGCCAGCTCGGTGCAAAAACCCAAACTTTTCGGCATTAGCGAAGAAGGCAAAACAGCCGAATTGAATTACAAGCTCGGCACGCAGCTGCCGTATATGTTCATCATCAATCGCCTGGCGCACTACATCAAAGTGTTGCAGCGCGAGCAACTGGGCTCTTGGAAAGAACGCACCGACCTTGAGCAAGAGTTGAACAAGTGGATTCGTCAGTACGTGGCTGACCAGGAAAATCCAAGCGCTGATGTTAGGGGGCGCCGCCCACTACGAGCTGCACAGGTCATCGTGACTGATGTTGAAGGCGAACCTGGCTGGTACCGCGTTAGTTTGAACGTGCGGCCGCACTTCAAATACATGGGCGCAGATTTCACCTTGTCGCTGGTCGGCAAGCTGGAAAAAGAGTGA
- the tssE gene encoding type VI secretion system baseplate subunit TssE — MTTYGSLFERLGGAPAEQSKNREEATRDSVTAHLSKMLSTRAGSVLALPDYGMPDLNNMSVSLHDALTQGAQVIKRFIEVYEPRLSEVQLVSTPNGVNPLKLGFSIEAQLEVDGIKSSVLLSAKLTGGGHITVK; from the coding sequence ATGACGACATACGGCAGTCTTTTCGAACGTCTTGGTGGAGCTCCTGCCGAGCAAAGCAAAAACCGCGAGGAAGCCACCAGGGATTCGGTAACTGCCCACCTGTCTAAAATGCTCAGTACCCGTGCGGGCAGCGTACTAGCGCTGCCCGACTACGGGATGCCGGATCTGAACAATATGAGCGTGAGCCTCCACGATGCCTTGACTCAGGGTGCGCAGGTCATAAAGCGCTTCATTGAAGTCTACGAACCGCGCCTCAGCGAAGTCCAGCTCGTCTCCACGCCCAATGGCGTCAACCCTCTGAAACTTGGGTTCTCCATTGAAGCCCAGTTGGAGGTGGATGGCATCAAGTCGTCGGTGTTGTTGTCCGCCAAGTTGACTGGTGGCGGACACATCACGGTCAAGTAA
- the tssF gene encoding type VI secretion system baseplate subunit TssF, with translation MSFNQYYQSELNALRQLGGVFAERNPALAHFLGQGGSDPDVERLLEGFAFLTGRLREKLEDDLPELTHSLMYLLWPNYMRPLPSFSMLQFEPLAQAGPAIIAARDTLVKGKPVEGVSCNFRTCYATEVQALKLADLSYSENGEGALLTLRLEVSGNGHLGDLKLSRLRLHFAGMPYISQTLYLSLLRYLGGVEVHLLGNDVDSLLTQRREDVVLTLPANCIQPVGFAEEESLIPYPLNTFRGYRYLQEYFAFQEKFLFVDISGLNALQSLSEDILKGTTGIELQFSITKNGMERQRPTVDNVKLYCTPIVNLFKHDAVPIRFDAKEDEYLLLPHESSRGHCGVFSVDAVAASEGGGKVNNFVPFESFEHDSSFDGGNASPHYSVRQRPSMAHEGVDTYLSFGTQDIDRFSTVSVDLTCTNQNLPRRLKVGDIANSKETSETLIFRNILVPTSSYAPPLNRDFLWKLISNMSLNYVSLANVNALKVILETYDLPRYYDQKARNVSKTLLDGLKSISHQHVDRLHRGLPVRGLRTELLIDPTSYVGEGDLFLFASILNEFFALYASLNSYHELHVQSTQGEVYQWAPRMGLQPLL, from the coding sequence GTGTCTTTTAACCAGTACTACCAAAGCGAACTGAACGCGTTACGTCAGTTGGGCGGTGTTTTCGCTGAGCGTAATCCGGCGTTGGCGCATTTTTTGGGACAGGGCGGAAGCGATCCCGACGTGGAACGTCTGCTTGAAGGCTTTGCGTTTCTGACGGGGCGTTTGAGAGAAAAGCTCGAAGATGATTTGCCCGAGCTGACGCATTCGCTGATGTACCTGCTGTGGCCGAACTACATGCGCCCGCTGCCCTCGTTCAGCATGTTGCAGTTTGAGCCGCTGGCTCAAGCGGGCCCGGCGATCATAGCCGCCCGCGATACCCTAGTTAAAGGCAAGCCGGTCGAAGGGGTGAGCTGTAATTTTCGTACGTGTTATGCCACTGAAGTTCAGGCGCTGAAACTGGCTGACTTGAGTTACTCAGAGAACGGCGAAGGCGCGCTTTTGACACTGCGGTTGGAAGTTTCCGGTAATGGCCATCTGGGAGATTTGAAGCTGAGCCGTCTCAGGCTGCATTTTGCGGGCATGCCCTACATTAGCCAGACGCTTTATCTGAGCTTGCTGCGTTATCTGGGTGGTGTTGAGGTGCATCTTCTGGGCAATGACGTCGATAGCCTGCTGACTCAGCGCCGCGAGGATGTTGTGCTAACGCTACCTGCTAACTGCATCCAGCCTGTCGGTTTTGCAGAAGAAGAATCACTGATTCCTTACCCGCTGAATACCTTCCGTGGTTATCGCTACCTCCAGGAATATTTCGCGTTTCAAGAGAAGTTTCTATTCGTTGATATTTCTGGTCTGAATGCTCTTCAAAGCTTGTCGGAAGACATTCTCAAAGGCACCACAGGCATCGAGCTGCAGTTCTCCATCACCAAAAACGGTATGGAGCGCCAGCGCCCGACGGTCGACAACGTAAAGTTGTATTGCACGCCCATCGTTAACCTGTTCAAGCACGATGCAGTACCTATCCGTTTCGACGCGAAGGAGGACGAATACCTTCTGCTTCCACATGAATCGAGTCGAGGTCACTGTGGCGTTTTCTCCGTTGACGCCGTGGCGGCAAGCGAGGGCGGCGGGAAGGTTAATAATTTTGTGCCATTTGAGTCCTTCGAGCATGACTCCAGCTTCGACGGCGGTAATGCGTCTCCGCATTACAGCGTTCGACAGCGACCGTCCATGGCCCATGAAGGCGTAGATACTTACCTGAGTTTTGGCACTCAAGACATTGATCGTTTTTCGACGGTCTCCGTGGACCTGACCTGTACCAATCAAAACCTTCCGCGCCGGCTCAAAGTTGGCGATATTGCTAACAGCAAAGAAACCTCGGAAACGCTGATCTTCCGCAACATCCTCGTGCCGACGTCCAGTTATGCCCCGCCGCTGAACCGCGACTTCCTGTGGAAGCTGATCAGCAACATGTCCCTGAACTACGTGTCGTTGGCCAACGTCAACGCGCTGAAGGTCATTCTCGAAACCTACGATCTGCCGCGTTATTACGACCAAAAAGCCCGCAACGTCAGCAAAACCCTACTCGACGGCCTGAAGTCCATCAGCCATCAGCACGTTGATCGGTTGCATCGCGGGCTGCCCGTCCGTGGCTTACGTACCGAACTGTTGATAGACCCAACTAGCTATGTCGGCGAAGGCGATTTGTTTCTCTTTGCCTCGATTCTCAACGAGTTCTTTGCGCTCTACGCCAGCCTCAATTCGTACCACGAACTACATGTGCAAAGCACACAAGGGGAGGTGTACCAATGGGCACCGAGAATGGGCCTGCAACCCCTGCTTTAA
- the tssG gene encoding type VI secretion system baseplate subunit TssG produces MGTENGPATPALSGLSLAIREYSVFQAVPQVMARLRDSNPQMTEEQLYDLVEFQANPSFGFASSDIDSVEFFNERGRLRARVRLNMISLVGAGSPLPAFYGEQAEEDSTRGRSTRDFLDLFHHRLQRLLLPTWRKYRYHARFELGAVDPFSANLFALIGLGSEAIRETTELNWKRLLPYLGLLSLRAHSAALIESVLRYYFKHAELTIEQCIERSVRIRDEQRNRLGMANSRLGEDLVLGEYVRDRSSKFRVHIRELDWQHFHDFLPNGSGYQPLCALVRFTLRDPLDYDIRLVLRHEEIHELRLDEQNPCRLGWTSWLGREYADGIVTLGSKTH; encoded by the coding sequence ATGGGCACCGAGAATGGGCCTGCAACCCCTGCTTTAAGCGGGTTGAGCCTGGCTATACGCGAATATTCGGTTTTTCAGGCCGTGCCTCAGGTCATGGCACGGCTGCGCGACTCCAACCCCCAAATGACCGAAGAGCAGCTTTACGATTTGGTGGAGTTTCAGGCGAATCCAAGCTTTGGTTTTGCCAGCAGCGACATCGATAGCGTGGAGTTCTTCAACGAGCGGGGCAGGCTTCGCGCACGGGTGCGTCTAAACATGATCAGCCTGGTAGGCGCCGGTTCTCCGCTGCCCGCCTTTTATGGCGAGCAAGCGGAGGAGGACAGTACAAGGGGGCGTTCGACCCGTGATTTCCTCGACTTGTTTCATCATCGGTTGCAACGTCTGCTGCTGCCCACTTGGCGCAAATATCGCTATCACGCGCGCTTCGAACTCGGGGCCGTGGACCCATTTTCCGCGAACCTCTTCGCACTGATTGGGCTTGGGAGCGAGGCGATACGCGAGACTACCGAGCTGAACTGGAAGCGCCTATTGCCCTATTTGGGTCTGCTCAGCCTGCGTGCCCACTCCGCCGCACTTATCGAATCCGTTTTGCGTTACTACTTCAAGCACGCCGAATTGACCATTGAACAGTGCATCGAGCGTTCGGTACGGATTCGCGATGAGCAACGCAATCGGCTGGGCATGGCGAACAGTCGCTTGGGCGAAGACCTGGTGTTGGGTGAGTACGTGCGTGATCGCAGCAGCAAATTCCGCGTGCACATCCGCGAGCTGGATTGGCAACACTTCCACGATTTCCTGCCCAACGGATCCGGCTATCAGCCGCTGTGCGCGCTGGTGCGGTTCACCCTGCGCGACCCCCTCGATTACGACATTCGTTTGGTACTGCGCCATGAAGAAATTCACGAGCTGCGCCTCGACGAACAGAACCCCTGCCGCCTCGGCTGGACCAGTTGGCTTGGACGCGAATATGCCGATGGCATCGTCACCCTCGGCAGCAAAACTCATTAA